One Mus musculus strain C57BL/6J chromosome 2, GRCm38.p6 C57BL/6J genomic window, acaacaacaacaaaagaaaaattacagttttcaagtagcagcaaaaataattttatggttggagggtcATCACAGCATCAGGAACTATGTTATATGTCTCAtattaggaagtttgagaccaCTGTTCTAATGTCTTAGGGATTACAAAGTTTGTACTATCACTGTACTTGATATATCAGAATTTAAAGTCATATTTCAGGAAATAACATGCTCTCTGAAAATTTGAAGAAACCGGACAGCTCTgcatatcttattttttttttttatttaattttattttttacactctatattccattccccgctaccccatccaccctcagtctgctccacatcccacatctccttcccactccaccccatctccacatggatgccctaCCCCCCTacccctacctgacctctaaactccctggggcctccagtctcttgagggttaggtgcattatttctgaatgaacataaacccagaagtcctctactgtatgtgtgttgggggtctcatatcagctgttgtatgctgtctgtttggtggtccagtgtttgaaacatcccaggggtccagattaattgagactgctggtcctcctacggATCCCCCTTCtcatcttctttcagccttccctaattcaacaacagaggtcagctgattctgtctattggttgggtgcaaatatctgcatctgactcttacaTTTAcaatacttaaaattattttatagcctatgcatatatgtctatattaataaatatattttcaagttgTTCCAAGCTTGGTGACCTTTAAAATTCAGTATCTAACTTGACAAGGCTGTTTCCTGGCATTTTCCTAGAAGGAAAAATTATATAGAAAATCGAACTTCATGGCACTGGTTTAAATCCACAATCTACCCAAACCCAACTTATTAGAACAAGAAAAATATTATCACTTCCACATTATGTCTAGATCCCCCCCCTTAGCAATAAAGATCCATAGAAAATGCAGAATGCTCTTATAATTCAAATGACTGTTACTTTCTTTCAGATTCCTCATACTAAAACCAATATCAACGAAGGACACTAtgttgaccttagccaaaattgCATTGATTTCAAGTCTGTTCATTTCATTACCATTTGCGAGGCCTCAGAAACAAAATCCACGAAGAAATGTAACTCAGCACACTATAGAAGATGTGAAAATAATGAGAAACAACTCCATTCATTTGGAAAGAAGCATAAATGTAACTTCAGAGAATGGAAGTGATATCTCCAATCTCATGGTGACAACTCCTTCTCCTTTGAATTTATCTACAAccttcagaacaacaaattccaCCAGAACCTGGCTAATGACTAGCTCATCTGAGAGTTCCAGACCCTCCTCCACATATTCTGTTCCTCCCTTGGTTCAGGGCTTTGTTTCCAAGTTGCCTTTGAACTCATCCACAGCAGACGCAAATCCTTTACAGGTCTCCGAACATTCCAATTCTACAAATTCCCCATCACCAGAAAACTTTACTTGGTCTTTGGACAATGACACAATGAACAGTCCTGAAGATATTTCCACTACAGTAAGACCCTTCCCTCCACCTCCAAAGACCACACCTGTGACCCCTTTCACAGCTGAACCTACTGAATGGCTCCCCACAAACAATGACAACTTTGCTGGTTTTACCCCGTATCAAGAAAAAACAACTTTACAACCTACACTAAAATTCACCAATAATTCAAAACTTTTCCCAAATACATCAGACACCCCAAAAGGTATATATACAAGGATTTAAGTTTCTGGTTATTTAAGGCTAGAGAGGAATCTCTAGAGAAGTCATATAAATTAAATCCAAAGAGTGGCATTCTGGGGAAAGGCAGGCAACTGTAATTGTATGAGTCATTCTTATTGTGAGGAGTAAACAATAAAAACTTTGGAGTGGTTTTAGGACTTAATTGAACACATGCTAGTTCCTAGCAGGTGGGAATATGAGGAGACAGTGGGATGTATGGTTGCGATGGTAAGTAAAACCCTGCCTGAGACATTGGGTGACAATTTCCACTGACTCTCTAAAGACAATCTGGACTTTTGGTGCTTCCAGGAATATTATGCAAATAAGctttaaaatatatgcatgtgaACTTCGAAAGACTGAACAAAATGAGTGCTTTTATAGATAACATGATTCCACATGCAGTTATTCAAGGACAATAACAGAAGAGCAACACTCCTAGAGTTACTTAGACAAGCTTACACCAAGGAAAACATCCTTAACTTTTAGTTTAATATCTAATTTAACACATATTTTTGACAAAAcattattatataaacatatacattatTTGTTTAGAAATTATGCCAAATTTAAAGATGTAAAATAGGAAATATATCAAAGGTTATATAATGCAGTCATTAAGCTTAATTTCCTTCAGGTCTAGCTGTATGCTTGTATGCCtaaagtgatttatttttttaataaaaacccCACTTTTTAATTAACCCAGTGCCTTTGCATAAATTTTTAGTGGTTAAATCAACTATACTGTATAATTGTATATGTAAGCTGGCATTTGTAAGTtgttgtcagcatttggaaaTGTTTTAACACCTGAAatctaagatttttttaaattactgatgACAACATGAGTATACACATGTTCTTATTTTgactttaattttaatatatcccATAATTCATGTATGCTCTTTTAGTTCATTagaaacaatatttaaaactgtatttgtTGTCtatataaactaaataaatatatattgtgaATACAGAGCACTGAAGCACTGAACCATACCATAGTTCTTTTATCAGACTTGTTAACTTTGCTTCTTTCTATATTaacagctttttgttgttgttgttttgtattccAAATGAGTTAATTTCATTAGGAGTGACTTTAGGGAGCCTaagaaaaactttatatgcctaattAGTGAAATTTTCAAGATATTTAAAACTACAATTGGTATCAAGAGGGCAGAGGGTTGTAGTACTTTAATGATTACTTAATTTTCAAGTTAATTATCCCACAAAAGGGCATAACACAGTACATTTTTGTAGTTTCTTGAGAACTGAGCTCTGAGGTATAAGTAGACAGTACAAACATCTTGCATTTGTCCTTTGCTTATTTGGTTTTCTCTGTTTGTAAATGTGTTACACCAAGGATGATTGCATTTCCTTCTGGTGCCTTCTTGGCATTTTGTTGTTGGATTACTTATTACTCAGtactgttttgtgtttgtgtctgtgtgcccaTGTATTGAATTATTATACAAAGTTAAAGTTCATTCCAACTTTAAGTTTCCCCATAGACTCGGGGTTTATAaaaattttgtaaataaattattaattactgaaattagatcttctttaaaataTAGCAGTTTAGTATCTTTGGAGGTAATCAGTAATAATCAATTATAAATTAAGTTCTTTCAAATaaagtgaatgtttatgtgcaatTTTATAATGAATTATTTGAGCACTATATCACAAATACTGAACATATAATAATGTACACATACAGAGATACACTGTTGATATCTAATTTAAAACATTCAAATCTTTTGTATAATGTCTCTTTGCatatgaatttttgtttttttgaataattgtttttttatttcttagttgtatcttttgcttttttcttctagAGAATAAGAACACAGGAATAGTATTTGGAGCCATTTTAGGAGCCATCCTGGGTGCTTCACTGCTTAGCCTTGTTGGCTACTTATTGTGTGGACAACGGAAAACAGATTCATTTTCCCATCGGCGCCTTTATGATGACAGAAACGAACCAGGTATAAACTTCTTTCAGACCATCACCAACATGCAATAGATTCAGTATGTGACACTCTGCTACATAGGAAGGAGTCGGAGTACCAAATGACAGAAACAGACAAAATTTATTTAGAGCCATTGCCACTTCAAGAAAAGAATTGCACTATTTATCTATGACATTTAAAAACCTTTGGAATTTTTGCTCATTGTATCAAAACTGGATTTAAATAGTATTTCTAGAATCCAGACATATGTGTAGAAAATTTGAAGTTAGTAATATGAAATTCACTCTGAAATTCACTGTGGCtctgaaatttgcaggtaaatggaactagggggaaaaaatcatcctgagatgATTTTTAttccagacccagaaaaacaaatatgatcAGCTATCAGAGAATCACCCTCTTGTAGTAGTTAGGGAAGACTATAGACTCACAGCCAGGCATTATGCAGAAAGTGAAAGACATTGGAACACTCAACCCTAAGTAGGATCAAGTTCCTCCTCTCAAAGCTTGAGAACCTtatggaagaggagggaaaagatAGTAAGCCCGAGGGcatagaggacaccaagaaatcaAGGCCCTATATATCAACATGACCAGTGGTCATATGGACCTCTAGGGTCTGCAAATGTCCCCTGTGTATATttaatggcttccagtttagtgtttaaTGAGACTCATGAGTGTCAAACAAGTAGGTTCCTGATTATCATTGTGCCTCATCTTGGGCATCTTTCCTTCTCTTCGTTTTGTCCAGTTCCaatttgttagtttttgttttacattttattttgtcattgtttGAAACAAACTAACCAGACAAACAAACCCAGGAAATAACAAGAAATGTGTCTCTGAATCACAGGATCTGGAAGTTTCACAATGTGCACAGATTAAAGACCTCTGGAATGAAGTTTATTTCAGAACTTTGGCACTcttaaaatgtgtatttatttatttatttatttatttatttatttatttatttataattttcgagacagggtttctctgtgtagccctggctgtcctggaactcactttgtagaccaggctggcttctaactcagaaatctgcctgcttctgtctcccaagtgctgggattaaaggcctgtgccaccaccgcccagcttaaaatgtgtttttaaagccaagctgtgacgaaaggatggaccatctagagactgccatatccggggatccatcccataatcagcttccaaatgctgacaccattgcatacactagcaagattttgctgaaaggacccagatagagctgtctcttgtgaggctatgccggggcctagcaaacacagaagtggatgctcacagtcagctattgaatggatcacagggcccccaatggaggagctagagaaagtacccaaggagctaaagggatctgcaaccctataggtggaacaacaatatgaactaaccagtaccccggagctcgtgtctctagatgcatatgtagcagaagatggcctagtcggccatcagtggaaagagatgcccactggtcatgcaaactttatatgcctcagtacaggggaacgccagggccaaaaagtgggagtggatgggtaggggagtgggggaggagggtatgggggacttttgggatagcattggaaatgtaaatgaggaaaatacctaataaaacatattttaaaaaaagccaaCCAGGGCTTTAGAGATAGGTTAATGGACATACTTGCTGTCTTAACATAacaaccagagttcagatccctagaacctgTGAAAAATTCTGGTAAGTGAGCCCATAATTTCAACACTTGTAAGGTGGAGAAGGGGGTTCTGCAAACAAGGAGACTGGTGAGGTTTTTAACTGAGAGACCATGTTTCAATATGTAAGGCAAAGAATCTTTGAGGAATATGTCTGACATAAGCTTCTGTGTCTCCACATGTGTAGATGTACACATACAAGTATGtataaacacaccacacacatacacacaaacacacacacacactattatatatatatataaatatatatatatatatatatatatatatacatatatatatatgagagattaAAAGGGCAACAATATCTGTAAATAGAAACTGATATGCACAAAGCAAAGAGTTTGAGATATATATTATTCAAATGTAAGATAAATGAAATAACTTCAGATGCTTATCTCTTATGCTCTATGAGGAGAAGGCCAGCTTTCTTGCACATACAAGGCTTTCTGACATTATAACAAATAGGTACCTGCCTCTATTGAGTCTACTGGTAAAGTCCTATTGAGTTTGGTTGATACATTACACATATTCAAAATCAGATCTAATTACTGTAAATGTAGGAGAATTCTGTTTATGGGTTTCTACTAATCCATATTTCTAAGGTTACCTGTTTCAAAGTGAAagaggatttttttaaatttcaatatatatatatatacatatatataaatataaatatgtatacacatatatgtaaatatacttatatacacatgtgtatgtatacacacatgtatatatgtatattaataagTTTTCACTAAGTACATAATATAAACAATTCTGCTGTCACTTTTTGCAATCTAAGTACTTGTGATTGATGCTTAGATGAGCAGTTCAATCATGAGACCTTTGTGATCTCTTCTGTATAGCTTTGAGGTACCTTTTCAAAGACCCAGAGTTCCAGGGAGGCTATTTTGTAAGTAGATGGCTTAAGGAATAGTCAGGCAACATAATACTTACAGGAGTAATTAAACCACTAATTTAATTGTAATTGTTCCTTGGTTGCAACACTTTAAGACAACTAAAGCATACCTAAGTTTTCTCTGAAAATAAGCACATTGAGAAAGTGTCTCCATTTGCTAAAAATGAAACACCTCCCTCCACCAGTCATCTATCAGACTATATTGAGTAATTACTCCATCTATCAGGTGGAGGCATGCTTTCATACATCGTTTTACTTCCTTCTAAACATTCACAGGGTTGACTCTCAATGTATTAGGATAAGCAGTAAATACTGGTGATTTACTAACTGTcctcacttaaaaatatttttgtgccagaagattaaaaccaaaatatgaaaaagacaattaatgtttatattttcaaGTATTGGGTATTGGTATGCTTTGTTGAgatatcttccttaatttcttaattttgtgTCCAATTTAGAATTTGAGAACTACCTCTTTTCTCCTATTCATAGAAATAAATGTGTAATGTAAAAAATATCTACTCATCTAAAATTTTGAAATAATgtttgaagaagaagaagtaccTGCTCATCACCTAGAACCGTTCCTAAAGTCTGATAATGTAATCAGGTGTCAGAGCATCCATTATTTAGACCATTGCCGTAAAACAAGTCTGTTGATTTTGCTATTTCTTTCAGTTCTGCGATTAGACAATGCACCAGAACCTTATGATGTCAATTTTGGAAATTCTAGTTACTACAACCCAGCTGTGAGTGATTCATCCATGCCAGAAGGGGGAGAAAGCCTGCAAGATGGCATTCCTATGGATGCTATACCTCCACTTCGCCCCTCAATATAAAATTAGGAGAAAGATGGCTGCAGAGGGCACAAGTTCATCTCCATTTTGACCTTTCAACAAATTCATCATTCAAGAGGTTCTGCAAGATCACTGCTGTGCTGCTTGCACAGGGAATGCTGCACAAACAGGAAATGTGCAGGAAAAGCAGGGTGCATCTGTCATCGAAAAGCTTTCTTTTCTTGCAGTCTTCAGCTGGGCTGAAGCATGTGTTATACaaccataatttttattttggtttattttccAAGGAAACCTTTGTGGGATAAGGTAAAATTAATGCAACATTACCATGGCAGCGCTGACTGATAACAATAACCGTTCTTCACACAAAATCTGGGAACCAAAACTAGATTTTCTTTAaatagtttgtttttaaacaagaaaCAGGAGTTAACTCTTTATTCTTCTTGTCTGTAATTCAGGACCACAGAATAAAACAAGCATTTTCTTGGGGGCATAGTTTGggtgataattttttttctgggttgtTTCAAAGTCAGAAATACTATATGGCAGAATGTTtggttctgagaaattaaggcaATAAGAACGAAAAGCTTGTCTCCTAATACATTCACTCTTCTGCAACAGTACATGTGGTTAGTCCCTTTGGCTGGCATGTTGACAATAGGGGCATTCAACAGGACTgagggagaaaactgactctagcCAGGAAAGTGATATCTTCCCTGAAAGTCCTCAAAGTTTTAAGAACTTCAGCTTGCATGAGTACACATCAGGTTTCAGTTAATTGGGCACCTTAGAATCTCAATTGGAAACATGAGGAAAAGGGTGAGGGATATACTTGTACATAGTACAAATTTTACTTGTTAGCTAGAAATAGAATTTGTAGTATATTATAGACGTCTGTTCAGTCACATGTGAAATATCTGTCTTTCTAGAGGCATGGAGCACAGGGAAAACAGCAACGAGAGTTAGCATGCAAACACATCATCATTTGGACACGTAACGATAGAAGAGACTTAATTctggttttagtttgttttcgATCAACTCCTGCCTTTGACAGTCTGAGCCTCAAAGACTAGAGGATCAAATAAAGTTAAATTCCCAAGGAGTGAATGATGAACAAAGAAAGTAGTATCTTAGATATCTTATAGTCTTTATTGTTGAGTCAATACACGGTATGAGTGGCActtgcatgtgcgtgtgcatgtgtgtgtgtgtgtgtgtgtgtgtgtaacacagaaaacattttagaaagtcagaattgtaaaatgaataatgaaagaaaatactcACCCCATATTGCCATAAAAATAGCGAAGAAAACTGTCCCTCCATTATCAAACAAATATGTTaccttaatagaaaaaaatagaaatattaattATACTAGTGGTTGTACTAAAATAGAAGTTATTGTTAGCATTAGGTACTGTGGTTTCTCCCTAGGTCCTATCACCGTATTGTATAGTCTTTTAATCTATTGACCTGGTACCTTCACTGGTTTTCCAGTAGTTTATGTAATTTCCTCACAGGAGAGATGAGGAAacaacagatttttctttttctcacctCCCTCTGATTTCTTTGTACCTCACTTTCATTTTGGCCTTTAAGTTGTTCTAGATTCCCAAAGAAGCCATTTTGCACTACAGTCAAACATACTAACACCCTGAAATGTAAGAAGTTAGTGTGTAACTTAAAACAACaagttttgcttcattttgtttcctGTTAGTGAAAGTTCCCAGAACAGGAAAGTTATAAAATAGAGAACTCTGATAGTGAGCAAGTGTCTTCGATTGAAAGTTGTCATATCAATATTCCGATCTTTTATTTCTTGCAAAATGTGCCATGGGTCCAGTAGTGATTTATTTCATGTAATGAGTTTCATCTTAAGTTGTTTTAAGATGTTTCATAAATCATTAAGCATATTTTAATCAGCTGTTACCTTATATAAAGTTTGATAAAGCATGTAAAGTCAATATTATAGAATATAATTTTTAGAATTGCAAGGATTGatagattttaataaaattaagatTTAATAAAATCTGATTTATTGATGCTTCTTTCTACTTGCACAACACCTTGCCCCCAAACTACTGAAAGTCAACACTTGGCACATACATAAATGTTATAGAAATAACACCCATCCTCTGAACATCCATGAGGGATAGGTTGCAAGGACTTCAGTGACCGCCTAGACCTGCACAC contains:
- the Muc15 gene encoding mucin-15 isoform a precursor (isoform a precursor is encoded by transcript variant 1), whose translation is MLTLAKIALISSLFISLPFARPQKQNPRRNVTQHTIEDVKIMRNNSIHLERSINVTSENGSDISNLMVTTPSPLNLSTTFRTTNSTRTWLMTSSSESSRPSSTYSVPPLVQGFVSKLPLNSSTADANPLQVSEHSNSTNSPSPENFTWSLDNDTMNSPEDISTTVRPFPPPPKTTPVTPFTAEPTEWLPTNNDNFAGFTPYQEKTTLQPTLKFTNNSKLFPNTSDTPKENKNTGIVFGAILGAILGASLLSLVGYLLCGQRKTDSFSHRRLYDDRNEPVLRLDNAPEPYDVNFGNSSYYNPAVSDSSMPEGGESLQDGIPMDAIPPLRPSI
- the Muc15 gene encoding mucin-15 isoform b precursor (isoform b precursor is encoded by transcript variant 2), which produces MLTLAKIALISSLFISLPFARPQKQNPRRNVTQHTIEDVKIMRNNSIHLERSINVTSENGSDISNLMVTTPSPLNLSTTFRTTNSTRTWLMTSSSESSRPSSTYSVPPLVQGFVSKLPLNSSTADANPLQVSEHSNSTNSPSPENFTWSLDNDTMNSPEDISTTVRPFPPPPKTTPVTPFTAEPTEWLPTNNDNFAGFTPYQEKTTLQPTLKFTNNSKLFPNTSDTPKENKNTGIVFGAILGAILGASLLSLVGYLLCGQRKTDSFSHRRLYDDRNEPVTTTQL